In one Rutidosis leptorrhynchoides isolate AG116_Rl617_1_P2 chromosome 8, CSIRO_AGI_Rlap_v1, whole genome shotgun sequence genomic region, the following are encoded:
- the LOC139863890 gene encoding uncharacterized protein, with protein sequence MCKFGTNEYTTENSSTDTGTDLGIRYDIRFSIFLIFGIGTVRFFLAIRGNWVGSGNESIIVNVYGPHNDVSKKEMWSSLNQLLDTTDSSWVLCGDFNEVRYQSDRLNSTFHQSRASIFNEFISRNNLIDILINGKKFTRISDDGTKFSKLDRFLVNNSFLKLWDDLSTVALERKESDHCPIVLRDKIIDFGPKPFKVFDEWFNKEGVDRVVQMAWDKPVRGSHKDCIFRDKLKNVKSELKNWGKNEFGNLDAEIKNLQEVVACWEHKAELGGLSENDRLYWLEARKNWLAKDKTKSHMLKQKARIR encoded by the exons ATGTGTAAATTCGGGACAAACGAGTATACTACCGAAAATTCCAGTACCGATACCGGTACCGATTTGGGTATTCGGTACGATATTCGGTTCTCGATTTTCCTTATTTTCGGTATCGGTACGGTACG GTTCTTCTTGGCTATTCGAGGAAACTGGGTTGGGTCGGGCAATGAATCAATAATTGTTAACGTTTATGGCCCTCACAATGACGTCAGTAAAAAGGAGATGTGGTCCTCTTTAAATCAACTTCTGGATACTACTGATTCTTCGTGGGTGTTGTGCGGGGATTTTAATGAAGTTAGATACCAATCGGATCGGCTTAATAGTACTTTCCATCAGTCTCGTGCATCCATATTTAACGAGTTCATTAGCCGAAATAATCTGATTGATATCCTAATAAATGGGAAGAAATTTACCCGTATAAGTGACGACGGGACGAAATTCAGTAAGTTAGACCGGTTTCTTGTAAATAATAGTTTCTTAAAATTGTGGGACGATCTCTCAACGGTTGCATTGGAGAGAAAAGAATCGGACCATTGCCCGATTGTGCTTCGTGACAAAATCATAGATTTTGGCCCGAAACCATTTAAGGTGTTTGATGAATGGTTCAATAAGGAAGGGGTTGATCGGGTAGTGCAAATGGCTTGGGATAAACCGGTTCGGGGTTCGCATAAAGATTGCATATTTAGAGATAAGCTGAAGAACGTTAAATCTGAGTTAAAAAATTGGGGCAAGAACGAATTTGGTAACCTTGATGCGGAAATCAAAAATCTCCAAGAAGTAGTGGCTTGTTGGGAACATAAAGCTGAGCTCGGTGGTTTAAGTGAAAATGATCGTCTATATTGGTTGGAAGCTAGGAAGAATTGGTTGGCAAAGGATAAAACAAAATCACATATGCTCAAACAAAAGGCTCGGATTCGTTGA